The stretch of DNA GCCGGCCTTCAGCTGCAGTGGGTCGACGACATTTTTGCGCCGACTGGCCAGCTTCTTCACCTGGCGGGCGTCGTAGCCGACCGTGCGGCCATAGAACTCCGACTCGCTGACCAGAGTGAGCTTGGTCTCGGGAATCTCGAACCCGTGGTCGATGGATGCCTTGAGTAGATAGGCGATGCCGGGCTCCGGCTCGGCGGGAAACTCGTCGACGATACGCGCCGGGAGTTCGCTCTCAGCCAGCACGTCGGCCGCACGCTCCACGAGACCGGCGCCCTGGGCGACGATGCCGACCGTCCAGCCGTCCTTCAGCCGAGTGGACAGGTGGCCGACGGCCCCCTCGACGCTGCCCTGAAAGCTGGGCACGGCATCCGCGTCGATGCGGATGGTGAGAAGGTCGTCCATCTCGCGGTGCTCGGGGAGCACCTCAGCGTCGGTCGGCGCCGCCTGAAACGAGCTCAGCGTCCACCAGGCATGCTGGGAGGCCGGCGCTCCGGGGGCCGTGAATTTCACCGAGTCGCGCAGTCGGCCGAGGGTGAGGAAGTCGCCCGATTCAAGGTCGATCGGCGCTTCGGCACCGGCCGTTGCCGCATTCCAGGCGGCGGAGAGGAACTCGCGATTGGTCTCGGCCAAGCTGATCGCACGCGACGCGACGCGCTCCGGGGAGAGTACTGCGACGGCCGCGCCGGCCGGCAGATAGTGCGTCATGGGCACCAGCCGGTCGACGAGTGCAGGCGCCAGGCTCTCCATCCCGTCCACTGGAATACCCTCGGCGATCTTGGCGAGCATGCCGGCCAGGCTCGGAAACTCGTGCTGCATCTCTTTCGCACGCTGGCGCACGGCCGGGCTGAGCAGCAGTTCGCGGCTTGGCGGCAGGCTGACGGATGCGATGGGCTCAGCCAACGAACGCTGGTCGGCCACCGAAAAGGCACGGATCTGCTCGACCTCATCACCGAAGAACTCGACGCGGTACGGGTGCGGTGCCACCGGCGGGAAGACATCGAGGATGCCGCCGCGCACCGCGAACTCTCCGCGCCGGGTGACCATGTCGACCCGGGAGTAGGCCACGTCGACGAGCTGTGCACTGATCATGGCCAGGTCGTGCCCGCGCGCGCCGGCGACGAGTGCGATCGGAACGTAGTCGGTGAGGTTGTCGGCGACAGGCTGCAGCGCGGCGCGTACCGAGGCGACAACGATGAGCGGGCCGCGCTCGTCTGCGGGGGTCTCGTCCCACTCGCGCATGCGTCGCAGTGCGTGTAGGCGCTTGCCGACGATCTCGGCACCGGGGCTGAGCCGTTCGTGCGGCAAGGTTTCCCAGGCCGGGAAGTCGATGATCTCGGCGGCTGGCCGGCCGGGTGCGTCGGTGAAGCAGCAGAGGTTCTCGCGCAGCGACTCCGATTCACGGCCCGTCGCGGTGATCACCAACAGCGCCTCGGCTCGCCCCTGCTCCCGACGGCGGTCGAGGAGCGCGGCGAGCAGCGGCGCACGCAACCCGTCGGTGAGAGAGAAGTCGGCGTCTCGCGCGGCGAAGCCGAGGGCCTTTTCGAACGTGGAGGCGCCAGAAAGCGCGCGGATGAGGCCCTGGAGAATCACCGGTCAAGTCTAATCCAGCGAAGCGACATCGCTCAGCGCCCCTGCGCTGTCGCCGGGCCCCGGAGGTCTGGACTGTTACGGGCTGTGCACCTTTTGCTGCGCGGCAACGAGTCCGTCGGTGGCAACCAGCTCGACGGCATCCGCTGCATCAGAAAGCAGGGACGGCAGCACAGAGCGTTCGGTCGAGGTGAAGTCGCGCAACACGAAATCTGCGGCATCCTGCCGACCGGGCGGACGCCCGACGCCGACGCGCAGACGAATGAAATCGCCAGTGCCGGTGGATGCGATGATGTCGCGCAGACCGTTGTGCCCGCCGTGACCTCCGCCCATTTTGAGCTTGAGTGTGTCGAAGGGGATGTCGAGTTCGTCGTGAATGACGATCAT from Leifsonia psychrotolerans encodes:
- the pth gene encoding aminoacyl-tRNA hydrolase, translating into MDTNLWLVVGLGNPGPGYAGHRHNVGQMVLAELALRMQANFKSHKANAHVAEGRTAPGGPKLVLAKPNSFMNVSGKPVSALLRFYSIPPSQMIVIHDELDIPFDTLKLKMGGGHGGHNGLRDIIASTGTGDFIRLRVGVGRPPGRQDAADFVLRDFTSTERSVLPSLLSDAADAVELVATDGLVAAQQKVHSP